Proteins from a genomic interval of Zonotrichia leucophrys gambelii isolate GWCS_2022_RI chromosome 5, RI_Zleu_2.0, whole genome shotgun sequence:
- the ERG28 gene encoding ergosterol biosynthetic protein 28 homolog yields MSRFLNVLRSWLVMVSVIAAGNTLQSFRDHGFLSEKLYTASPGLVNGLQARTFGVWTLLSSVIRCLCAIDIRNRTLYHITLFTFFLALAHFLSEVFIYHTAALTIGVMAPLMVASFSILGMLIGLQYLEVEALSQNKKKN; encoded by the exons ATGAGCCGGTTCCTGAACGTGCTGCGCAGCTGGCTGGTGATGGTGTCGGTCATCGCTGCCGGGAACACCCTGCAGAGCTTCCGCGATCACGGCTTCCTCTCAGAGAAGCTGTACACCGCCAGCCCCGGCCTCG TGAATGGGCTCCAGGCTCGGACCTTCGGCGTCTGGACCCTCCTGTCATCCGTGATCCGCTGCCTCTGCGCAATCGACATCCGTAACAGGAC CCTCTATCACATCACACTCTTTACCTTCTTCTTGGCCCTTGCTCACTTCCTTTCTGAGGTCTTCATATACCACACTGCAGCCCTGACAATTGGAGTCATGGCACCCCTCATGGTAGCAA GTTTCTCTATTTTGGGGATGTTGATTGGACTGCAGTACCTGGAGGTAGAAGCACTATCacaaaacaagaagaaaaactga